A single genomic interval of Nitratidesulfovibrio sp. SRB-5 harbors:
- a CDS encoding MFS transporter, with protein MTADTTPPAAPSAMQADTAPAFAAALPWVGLVGLLFFVNYGSRAMLAPLLLSIEADLGLDHAQATRLLFLMACGFTASLAASAFLLSRVTPRRMAAFSCMATGAVLMGMAVVRDHATARYMFVLMGLAAGLYFPAGMATLGTLARQRDWGKAVSIHELGPNLSFVAVPLLAEAGLRVTDWRGVLLAVGVASLLTGIVFAWVGRGGRTLAEPPSVRGFTGVLRSPLTWLFAWLLAVGVAGEYAVFSVLPLHLVDGMGLAPSTANGLLAASRVITPFAALAGGWVADRMGARRTIAACLALTGIALLAMAVPSATVVMAGMTVQGAMTAFIFPAIFKELARCWPAGYQPTVLCIATPASSLLGTGAAPALLGLVGQTLGFGTGFALLGLLALVSIIPLRLLPPEAGR; from the coding sequence ATGACCGCCGACACCACCCCGCCCGCTGCGCCGTCCGCCATGCAGGCGGACACCGCACCCGCCTTTGCCGCCGCCCTGCCGTGGGTGGGGCTGGTGGGCCTGCTGTTCTTCGTCAATTACGGTTCGCGGGCCATGCTTGCCCCGCTGCTGCTTTCCATAGAGGCGGACCTGGGGCTGGACCACGCCCAGGCCACCCGACTGCTGTTCCTGATGGCCTGCGGCTTCACCGCCAGCCTTGCGGCCAGCGCCTTCCTGCTCAGCCGGGTGACGCCCCGGCGCATGGCGGCCTTTTCGTGCATGGCCACCGGCGCGGTGCTCATGGGCATGGCCGTCGTGCGCGACCACGCCACGGCGCGCTACATGTTCGTGCTCATGGGGCTGGCGGCGGGGCTGTACTTTCCGGCGGGCATGGCCACGCTGGGCACCCTGGCCCGCCAGCGCGACTGGGGCAAGGCCGTGTCCATCCACGAACTGGGGCCCAACCTCAGCTTCGTGGCCGTGCCACTACTGGCCGAGGCGGGGTTGCGCGTCACAGACTGGCGGGGCGTGCTGCTGGCCGTGGGCGTGGCCAGCCTGCTGACGGGCATCGTGTTCGCATGGGTGGGGCGCGGCGGGCGCACCCTGGCGGAACCGCCCTCCGTACGCGGGTTCACCGGGGTGCTGCGCTCGCCCCTGACGTGGCTGTTCGCGTGGCTGCTGGCCGTGGGCGTGGCCGGGGAGTACGCCGTGTTCAGCGTGCTGCCCCTGCACCTTGTGGACGGCATGGGCCTTGCGCCCTCCACGGCCAACGGCCTGCTGGCGGCATCGCGCGTGATCACGCCCTTTGCCGCGCTGGCCGGGGGCTGGGTGGCCGACCGCATGGGCGCGCGCCGCACCATCGCCGCGTGCCTCGCGCTGACCGGCATCGCCCTGCTGGCCATGGCCGTGCCGTCCGCCACCGTGGTCATGGCGGGCATGACCGTGCAGGGCGCCATGACCGCGTTCATCTTTCCCGCCATCTTCAAGGAACTGGCCCGCTGCTGGCCCGCCGGGTACCAGCCCACGGTGCTGTGCATCGCCACGCCCGCCTCGTCGCTGCTGGGCACGGGCGCGGCCCCGGCCCTGCTGGGGCTGGTGGGCCAGACCCTGGGCTTCGGGACCGGGTTTGCCCTGCTGGGGCTGCTGGCGCTGGTCTCCATCATCCCCCTGCGGCTGCTGCCGCCGGAAGCGGGCCGATGA
- a CDS encoding phosphotransacetylase family protein: MAAGIYVGSTAGYSGKNMVIMGLGLRMQKDGYNVGYMKPVGAMPQERGGVLGDEDAFFVQDVLGLDEPSNLVTPVLVTQDFKVRAFSGQCEDYMPGIVDAYRQLASRHDVMVVAGSGSMYSGRYCNVDGIRVVKELGLKAIIIDRLHKELNYDYLVVLKDTLGDNLAGVVLNDIPANFMNEVEGLIKPFLERNGVRVVGVIPKDPLMGAIKVGDLAERLGGKVISAQNKSDKVVENFLIGTMQVENFMTHFRKNKNSAVIVGGDRSDVQLVALEGNCPCLVLTGNLYPNDIILTRSEVLNIPIVVVRDDTYTVAKKMEVILSRHKLRDVIKIRQGAQLVSSSIDFAYVKEAAGL, from the coding sequence ATGGCGGCGGGCATCTACGTGGGTTCCACGGCAGGGTATTCCGGCAAGAACATGGTGATCATGGGCCTTGGCCTGCGCATGCAGAAGGACGGCTACAACGTGGGCTACATGAAGCCCGTGGGCGCCATGCCGCAGGAACGCGGCGGCGTGCTGGGCGACGAGGACGCCTTCTTCGTGCAGGACGTGCTGGGGCTGGACGAACCCTCCAACCTGGTCACTCCGGTGCTGGTCACCCAGGATTTCAAGGTGCGGGCCTTCAGCGGCCAATGCGAAGACTACATGCCCGGCATCGTCGATGCCTACCGCCAGCTTGCCAGCCGCCACGACGTGATGGTGGTGGCCGGTTCCGGCAGCATGTATTCGGGCCGTTACTGCAACGTGGACGGCATCCGCGTGGTCAAGGAGCTGGGCCTGAAGGCCATCATCATCGACCGCCTGCACAAGGAACTGAACTACGACTACCTGGTGGTGCTCAAGGATACCCTGGGCGACAATCTGGCAGGCGTGGTGCTGAACGACATCCCCGCCAACTTCATGAACGAGGTGGAGGGGCTGATCAAGCCGTTCCTGGAGCGCAACGGCGTGCGCGTGGTGGGCGTCATCCCCAAGGACCCGCTGATGGGGGCCATCAAGGTGGGCGACCTGGCCGAACGGCTGGGGGGCAAGGTCATCTCGGCCCAGAACAAGTCCGACAAGGTGGTGGAAAACTTCCTCATCGGCACCATGCAGGTCGAAAACTTCATGACCCACTTCCGCAAGAACAAGAACTCCGCCGTCATCGTGGGGGGCGACCGGTCCGACGTGCAACTGGTGGCGCTGGAAGGCAACTGCCCGTGCCTGGTGCTGACCGGCAACCTGTACCCCAACGACATCATCCTTACCCGGTCGGAAGTGCTGAACATTCCCATCGTGGTGGTGCGCGACGACACGTACACCGTGGCCAAGAAGATGGAAGTCATCCTTTCGCGCCACAAGCTGCGCGACGTGATCAAGATCAGGCAGGGCGCGCAACTCGTCAGCTCCTCCATCGACTTCGCCTACGTCAAGGAAGCGGCAGGCCTGTAA
- the rnc gene encoding ribonuclease III: protein MFEKLQSDIHYAFNDAGLLATAMTHSSWANEQQEHVEHNERLEFLGDAVLELCVSEELFARFPGAREGDLTRMRARLVSKPALAELARDLQLELYLRLGRGEESQGGRERSSLLSDALEAMLGAVFLDGGYERARAVVRHVLAARWPCDADGKRSKDYKSRLQELTQSLFRERPVYALMGSSGPEHEKRFEVRLTLPDGTVFTAIGPSVKRAEQMAAGLALKNLESRSDG, encoded by the coding sequence ATGTTCGAAAAGCTGCAAAGCGACATTCATTACGCCTTCAACGACGCGGGCCTGCTGGCCACGGCCATGACCCACAGTTCGTGGGCCAACGAGCAGCAGGAGCACGTGGAGCACAACGAACGCCTGGAATTCCTGGGCGATGCCGTGCTTGAGCTGTGCGTGTCGGAAGAACTGTTCGCCCGCTTTCCCGGCGCCCGCGAGGGCGACCTGACCCGCATGCGGGCGCGCCTTGTCAGCAAACCGGCGCTGGCAGAGCTTGCGCGCGACCTGCAACTGGAACTGTACCTGCGGCTTGGCAGGGGCGAGGAAAGCCAGGGAGGGCGCGAACGCAGTTCCCTGCTGTCGGACGCGCTGGAAGCCATGCTGGGGGCGGTGTTTCTGGACGGAGGGTACGAGCGGGCGCGGGCCGTGGTGCGCCATGTGCTGGCCGCGCGCTGGCCCTGCGATGCCGACGGCAAGCGCAGCAAGGACTACAAGAGCCGTTTGCAGGAGCTGACGCAAAGCCTGTTCCGTGAGCGGCCGGTATACGCCCTGATGGGCAGCAGCGGGCCGGAGCACGAAAAGCGCTTCGAGGTGCGACTGACGCTGCCGGACGGCACCGTGTTCACGGCCATCGGCCCCAGCGTCAAAAGGGCCGAACAGATGGCGGCCGGTCTGGCGCTGAAAAACCTCGAGTCACGCAGCGACGGCTGA
- a CDS encoding flagellin — MSLVINHNMMALNASRNLNESYGRLATSTRRLSSGLRVGTAADDAAGLAIRELMRADISTMRQGVRNANDAISMIQTADGALQIIDEKLIRMKELAEQAATGTYNSDQRLMIESEYQAMASEITRIANATDFNGIHLLDGTLSGTHDGSGLRQTGELKIHFGTGNDSNEDYYYIKIGGATASQLGIGNASASGAAAGGYTISTQSAAQNALTALDQAIISKDKIRAALGALQNRLENTISNLTIQAENLQSSESRISDVDVAEEMTEFVRNQILTQSAVAMLSQANSLPQMAMKLIGG; from the coding sequence ATGTCTTTGGTCATCAATCACAACATGATGGCGCTGAACGCCTCTCGTAACTTGAACGAGAGCTACGGTCGCCTGGCAACGTCCACCCGCCGCCTTTCCTCGGGTCTGCGCGTGGGCACTGCGGCCGACGACGCCGCAGGCCTCGCCATTCGAGAACTGATGCGGGCCGATATTTCCACCATGCGTCAGGGCGTCCGCAACGCCAACGACGCCATCTCGATGATCCAGACCGCCGACGGCGCGTTGCAGATCATCGACGAAAAGCTCATCCGCATGAAGGAACTGGCCGAACAGGCGGCCACGGGTACCTACAACTCGGACCAGCGTCTGATGATCGAATCCGAATATCAGGCCATGGCCTCGGAAATCACCCGTATCGCCAACGCCACGGACTTCAACGGCATCCACCTGCTGGACGGTACCCTTTCGGGTACGCACGACGGGTCGGGGCTGCGGCAGACCGGCGAGCTGAAGATCCACTTCGGCACCGGCAACGATTCGAACGAGGACTACTACTACATCAAGATCGGCGGGGCCACGGCGTCGCAGCTGGGCATCGGCAACGCGTCCGCCTCGGGCGCGGCGGCCGGGGGCTACACCATCTCCACCCAGTCGGCCGCCCAGAACGCCCTGACCGCCCTTGACCAGGCGATCATCTCCAAGGACAAGATCCGCGCGGCGCTCGGCGCCCTGCAGAACCGCCTGGAGAACACCATCAGCAACCTCACCATCCAGGCGGAAAACCTGCAGTCTTCCGAGTCGCGCATTTCCGACGTGGATGTGGCCGAGGAAATGACCGAGTTCGTGCGCAACCAGATTCTCACGCAGTCCGCAGTGGCCATGCTTTCGCAGGCCAACTCGCTGCCGCAGATGGCCATGAAGCTCATCGGCGGCTAG
- a CDS encoding flagellar protein FlaG yields the protein MMLLDEIQAVTAGSSAGSDIKRPPARGLAAAFSSATPPSLAEWQPTGDERSAEAGNVDMQQLESTLNDLSRTLEAKGAALKFEIVSDQGVVQVEVSEKNSNKVLMRIPPEGVLRVGKDGGMTLGGLLNRQF from the coding sequence ATGATGCTGCTGGACGAAATCCAGGCGGTAACGGCAGGTTCTTCCGCGGGATCGGATATCAAGCGCCCCCCGGCACGCGGCCTGGCCGCCGCATTCTCATCCGCTACTCCTCCATCTCTTGCGGAATGGCAGCCGACCGGGGACGAACGATCCGCGGAAGCGGGCAACGTGGACATGCAGCAGCTTGAAAGCACGCTGAACGACCTTTCGCGCACCCTTGAAGCCAAGGGCGCCGCGCTGAAGTTCGAGATCGTGAGCGATCAGGGTGTGGTGCAGGTCGAGGTGTCCGAAAAGAACAGCAACAAGGTGCTCATGCGCATACCGCCCGAAGGTGTGCTGCGCGTGGGCAAGGACGGGGGCATGACCCTCGGCGGGCTGCTCAACCGGCAATTCTAG
- a CDS encoding flagellar hook protein FlgE, whose product MSVTASMWTGVSGLLAHGEKMNVLGNNIANVNTVGFKGSRMDFQDFINQDVYSAAGVSQVGRGVSIGAIFGDFSQGAFETTNEATDLAIGGKGFFQVRPKGQETSYYTRAGNFRFDNDGYLVDPHGYVLQGWEIEKARPSLSTSTAQVTTTTSQIKGAGSPKDIKLDGFTAEPQHTSTITSAHNLDARDGGDKSVNGANPFFSVFNNWDGSAATPLSDSRFAYQTTIKVYDEGGTSHELTVYFDQVSTDSVANAASGKRYWEYMVTMNPSDDLRSVNGLDFSGTSAAGILMTGTLTFDTSGQLTDMTAFTIASGATGNLKDMNNWVPTTFSNNGYPLFVANFSGVANASYTSPTVPTEAEPYLMELNFGLRNLSNSWGSAPASAAAIGSNAGNLGGLGAQGERQSTAMTSYGGSSSMIFQKQDGYTFGFLQNITVDQDGVVHGRYSNGVILDLYQITLYDFTSPTNLRREGGNLFSETRASGDALAGPANANGYGSVNSNSLEQSNVDLAREFVQMITTQRGFQSNSKVITTTDTMLETVVNMKR is encoded by the coding sequence ATGAGTGTCACGGCAAGTATGTGGACCGGCGTTTCGGGACTGCTGGCCCACGGCGAGAAGATGAACGTTCTCGGCAACAACATCGCCAACGTCAACACCGTGGGCTTCAAGGGCTCGCGCATGGACTTCCAGGATTTCATCAACCAGGACGTCTACAGCGCGGCCGGGGTGAGCCAGGTTGGCCGGGGCGTGTCCATCGGCGCCATTTTCGGCGACTTCAGCCAGGGCGCCTTTGAAACCACCAACGAGGCCACGGACCTTGCCATCGGCGGCAAGGGCTTCTTCCAGGTGCGGCCCAAGGGACAGGAAACCTCGTACTACACCCGCGCGGGCAACTTCCGCTTCGACAACGACGGCTATCTGGTCGATCCGCACGGCTACGTGCTGCAAGGCTGGGAAATCGAAAAGGCCCGCCCCTCGCTGTCCACCTCCACCGCGCAGGTGACCACCACCACCTCGCAGATCAAGGGGGCCGGGTCGCCCAAGGACATCAAGCTCGACGGCTTCACGGCCGAGCCGCAGCACACGTCCACCATCACCTCGGCCCACAACCTCGACGCGCGCGACGGCGGCGACAAGTCGGTCAACGGCGCCAACCCGTTCTTCTCGGTGTTCAACAACTGGGACGGCTCGGCCGCCACGCCGCTGTCCGACAGCCGCTTTGCCTACCAGACCACCATCAAGGTCTACGACGAAGGCGGCACCTCGCACGAACTGACCGTCTACTTCGACCAGGTGTCCACCGATTCCGTGGCCAACGCAGCCAGCGGCAAGCGCTACTGGGAATACATGGTCACCATGAATCCCTCGGACGACCTGCGCTCGGTCAACGGCCTGGACTTCTCGGGCACTTCGGCGGCGGGCATCCTGATGACCGGCACGCTGACCTTCGACACCTCCGGCCAGCTCACGGACATGACCGCCTTCACCATTGCCAGCGGCGCCACCGGCAACCTGAAGGACATGAACAACTGGGTGCCCACCACCTTCTCCAACAACGGCTACCCGCTGTTCGTGGCCAACTTCTCGGGCGTTGCCAACGCCAGCTACACCTCGCCCACGGTGCCCACCGAGGCCGAGCCGTACCTGATGGAGCTGAACTTCGGCCTGCGCAACCTCAGCAACTCCTGGGGCAGCGCCCCTGCCAGCGCCGCCGCCATCGGCAGCAACGCCGGCAACCTTGGCGGGCTGGGCGCGCAGGGCGAGCGGCAATCCACGGCCATGACCAGCTACGGCGGGTCATCGTCCATGATCTTCCAGAAGCAGGACGGCTACACCTTCGGCTTCCTGCAGAACATCACCGTGGACCAGGACGGCGTGGTGCATGGCCGGTACTCCAACGGGGTCATCCTGGACCTGTACCAGATCACCCTGTACGACTTCACCAGCCCCACCAACCTGCGGCGCGAAGGGGGCAACCTGTTCTCCGAAACGCGCGCCTCGGGCGATGCGCTGGCGGGGCCGGCCAACGCCAACGGGTACGGTTCCGTCAACTCCAACTCGCTGGAACAATCCAACGTGGACCTTGCCCGCGAGTTCGTGCAGATGATCACCACCCAGCGCGGCTTCCAGTCCAACAGCAAGGTCATCACCACCACGGACACCATGCTTGAAACCGTCGTGAACATGAAGCGTTAG
- a CDS encoding flagellar hook assembly protein FlgD produces the protein MAASPVLGQAEQTFNNYLGAKTKNDELDKQAFLNLLVAQLSHQDPLNPMDDKEFVAQLAQFTSLEQLTNISTGITDLNASAKQQQMSAAVGYIGKEVTASGYEISKTSQKDSTGATVNSVSTVYFTTQEQVNNGYINIYDSQMNLVRTELMGAKQPGTYQYKWDGKDYQGTIVPDGVYAVAMYGEGTDGKSVYITTQVSGQVSGVVKVDDEPYLSLADGRHIAFSNVSEIVAPNTNTGGSDTEDDNSGDDSGSGTEGDS, from the coding sequence ATGGCAGCCAGCCCCGTACTCGGTCAGGCCGAGCAGACGTTCAACAACTACCTTGGCGCCAAGACCAAGAACGATGAACTGGACAAGCAGGCGTTCCTGAATCTGCTGGTGGCCCAGCTTAGCCATCAGGACCCGCTGAACCCCATGGACGACAAGGAATTCGTCGCCCAGTTGGCGCAGTTCACCAGCCTTGAACAGCTCACCAACATCTCCACCGGCATCACCGACCTGAACGCCAGCGCCAAGCAGCAGCAGATGTCCGCCGCAGTGGGCTACATCGGCAAGGAAGTGACCGCCAGCGGCTACGAGATCAGCAAGACCTCGCAGAAGGACAGCACCGGCGCGACGGTAAACTCCGTCAGCACGGTGTACTTCACGACGCAGGAACAGGTGAACAACGGCTACATCAACATCTACGACAGCCAAATGAACCTGGTGCGCACGGAACTGATGGGCGCGAAGCAGCCCGGCACCTACCAGTACAAGTGGGACGGCAAGGATTACCAGGGCACCATAGTTCCGGACGGTGTCTACGCGGTTGCCATGTACGGCGAAGGTACGGACGGCAAGTCCGTGTACATTACCACCCAGGTTTCCGGCCAGGTGTCGGGCGTGGTCAAGGTGGACGACGAACCCTACCTGAGCCTGGCGGACGGCCGCCACATAGCCTTCAGCAACGTCTCCGAAATCGTGGCGCCCAACACCAACACCGGCGGCAGCGACACGGAAGACGACAATTCCGGAGACGATTCCGGCAGCGGCACGGAAGGCGACAGCTAA
- a CDS encoding flagellar hook-length control protein FliK translates to MHIFPFLPETAKAPSDVTRRPKVTASTLDFASVLADKASPRSLSGAGTTALRTAADAATEAKGKVRRGEDGGVLTAPGQISLSYQDVIALRNQLEKSGVSPDRLERLTQMASTPGNYSLGQVISALRKDGPYANLNADGTATTALNGNQRLDAKQFLQKIGMLPEEADGMLAQMDAGNTDTVWKAVSSKLSSKTDGDAIDVNVAELEAMAKGLRLSPEVLAAMKTLFGGQTEISTNAAGLKSALVPAGQEMAAREQADRNLASALGSALDPVLQAAKKSAERIEQADRRGDRTAQRSKVLIREAATGKGNGSGVAPALDAERHDGASANAGKTRQSGLMHTGAGTQEHAGRQAGQTGDALQQNASPHNGNGGTNGQQAQTAQGNAQAQAFGLDKQSGQSSQSGDGKGSAWQQDQHGRPASGGSSDPWAELLRKIDISPAFSGAAQSMADASASAANAAGAAQRQGQALTPYLSEQAAAQLERGILTSMQDGTRQLTMKLDPGELGNVTVTLSVRNGEVNATIRPDRTETAQAINDQLHVLRTALEQQGLKVDRLEVQTQLQDNSLSQAWQDAAQHNASQEQQTRNAERERYRRLRRLRDGDDASGAQSVDMAAAAAGRPATLTASGLDIIA, encoded by the coding sequence ATGCATATTTTTCCCTTTCTCCCCGAGACCGCAAAGGCACCGTCCGATGTGACGCGGCGCCCCAAGGTCACTGCCAGCACCCTCGACTTCGCTTCCGTGCTCGCGGACAAGGCGAGCCCGCGTTCCCTTTCGGGCGCGGGCACCACCGCCCTCCGCACCGCCGCCGATGCGGCCACGGAAGCCAAGGGCAAGGTGCGCAGGGGCGAGGACGGCGGCGTGCTCACCGCGCCCGGGCAGATCAGCCTTTCCTACCAGGACGTCATTGCGCTGCGGAACCAGCTGGAAAAGAGCGGCGTTTCGCCCGACCGGCTGGAACGCCTCACCCAGATGGCTTCCACCCCCGGCAACTATTCGCTGGGCCAGGTCATTTCGGCCCTGCGCAAGGACGGCCCCTACGCCAACCTGAACGCCGACGGCACTGCAACCACCGCCCTGAACGGCAACCAGCGCCTGGACGCCAAGCAGTTCCTGCAAAAGATCGGCATGCTGCCCGAAGAAGCGGACGGCATGCTGGCCCAGATGGACGCGGGCAACACCGACACGGTGTGGAAGGCCGTCAGCAGCAAGCTGAGCAGCAAGACCGACGGCGACGCCATCGACGTCAACGTGGCGGAACTGGAGGCCATGGCCAAGGGCCTGCGCCTGTCGCCCGAAGTGCTGGCCGCCATGAAGACGCTGTTCGGCGGGCAGACCGAAATTTCCACCAACGCCGCCGGGCTGAAGTCCGCACTGGTGCCCGCCGGGCAGGAAATGGCCGCGCGCGAACAGGCTGACCGCAATCTGGCCTCGGCCCTTGGCTCCGCGCTCGACCCGGTGTTGCAGGCGGCCAAGAAGTCCGCCGAGCGCATCGAGCAGGCCGACCGGCGCGGTGACCGCACCGCCCAGCGCAGCAAGGTGCTGATCCGCGAAGCCGCCACCGGCAAGGGCAACGGCAGCGGCGTTGCACCCGCGCTGGACGCCGAACGCCACGACGGAGCATCGGCCAATGCGGGCAAGACCCGCCAGTCGGGCCTGATGCACACCGGGGCCGGCACCCAGGAGCATGCCGGTCGCCAGGCTGGCCAGACGGGCGACGCCCTGCAGCAGAACGCGTCCCCGCACAATGGCAACGGGGGCACCAACGGCCAGCAGGCACAGACGGCGCAGGGCAATGCCCAGGCGCAGGCCTTCGGTCTGGACAAGCAGTCCGGCCAGTCTTCGCAGTCGGGCGACGGCAAGGGTTCCGCCTGGCAGCAGGACCAGCACGGTCGGCCCGCTTCCGGCGGCAGCAGCGACCCGTGGGCCGAACTGCTGCGCAAGATCGACATCAGCCCGGCTTTCAGCGGCGCGGCCCAGAGCATGGCCGACGCTTCGGCCAGCGCTGCCAACGCGGCGGGTGCAGCCCAGCGACAGGGTCAGGCCCTGACGCCCTATCTTTCCGAACAGGCGGCGGCCCAGCTTGAGCGGGGCATCCTCACCTCCATGCAGGACGGCACCCGCCAGCTGACCATGAAGCTCGACCCCGGCGAACTGGGCAACGTGACCGTGACCCTTTCCGTGCGCAACGGAGAGGTCAACGCCACCATCCGCCCCGACCGCACCGAGACCGCGCAGGCCATCAACGACCAGCTGCACGTGCTGCGCACCGCGCTGGAACAGCAGGGGCTGAAGGTGGACCGGCTGGAAGTGCAGACCCAGTTGCAGGACAACTCGCTCTCGCAGGCCTGGCAGGATGCGGCCCAGCACAACGCCAGCCAGGAGCAGCAGACCCGCAACGCCGAACGCGAGCGCTACCGCCGCCTGCGCCGTCTTCGGGACGGGGATGACGCCTCCGGCGCGCAGTCCGTGGACATGGCCGCTGCCGCTGCGGGGCGCCCGGCAACTCTTACCGCCTCCGGGCTCGACATCATCGCATAG
- a CDS encoding glycosyltransferase family 9 protein — translation MTTALTPPAPATVPASVNAPADGAADAPILVLQMQRMGDLVLTFPLLAWLRAEHPRRPLWVVGEEKFFKGLMPIGPEAVFFPYGAAERLRRNRYHLVVNLSHRPEAAALAGQLHADAHFGPYLASGGTGKGTGQTTYVHGRWQLYRTSLVHNNRHNLFHWADLNALDCVPHRRIRGTDWPAPQHHGRDPQRVGLFLGASEPEKRPGAPFWAALARDLLRRGLKPVLLGGPAEAALGADVARRANTPALNLCGRFTLPELVAFTRSLRLLVTPDTGPMHVAAWTQTPTLNLSMGPVNAWETAPFPPGHHVLRATISCVGCWRCTQPSVLCRDRFDPARVASLVLALLREQDADPTLSASGAKAATAASRLARLRLPGLELLRTGRDALGLFDLVPMGHNGNGEQAVPRRLFGQFWKAFWSWRLGLHGEAAARRAWADLAAASPHLVEALRRALSGLGRDLAHALRGMGAGQAMLPPDFWHRHPPMLRPLTGYLHMSVQNADATAAAWAEALALVEALAALTA, via the coding sequence ATGACCACCGCCCTCACGCCCCCGGCACCCGCCACCGTGCCCGCATCCGTCAACGCCCCCGCGGACGGGGCGGCAGATGCGCCCATTCTGGTGTTGCAGATGCAGCGCATGGGCGATCTGGTGCTGACGTTTCCGCTGCTGGCGTGGCTGCGGGCGGAACACCCGCGCCGCCCGCTGTGGGTGGTGGGAGAGGAAAAATTCTTCAAGGGACTCATGCCCATCGGGCCGGAGGCGGTGTTCTTTCCGTACGGCGCGGCGGAACGGCTGCGCCGGAACCGCTACCATCTTGTGGTCAACCTCAGCCACCGGCCAGAGGCCGCCGCACTGGCCGGGCAACTGCATGCCGATGCGCATTTCGGTCCATATCTTGCCAGCGGGGGCACGGGGAAGGGCACTGGCCAGACAACTTACGTGCACGGGCGCTGGCAGCTGTACCGGACCTCGCTGGTGCACAACAACCGGCACAACCTGTTCCACTGGGCCGACCTGAACGCGCTGGACTGCGTACCCCACCGTCGCATACGGGGCACCGACTGGCCCGCCCCGCAACATCACGGGCGCGACCCGCAACGGGTGGGACTGTTCCTGGGGGCCAGCGAGCCGGAAAAACGCCCCGGCGCCCCGTTCTGGGCCGCGCTGGCCCGCGACCTGCTGCGGCGCGGGCTGAAGCCAGTCCTGCTGGGTGGTCCGGCAGAGGCGGCGCTGGGGGCCGACGTGGCCCGCCGCGCCAACACCCCGGCGCTGAACCTGTGCGGGCGCTTCACCCTGCCGGAACTGGTGGCCTTCACCCGTTCGCTGCGCCTGCTGGTCACGCCGGACACCGGCCCCATGCACGTGGCCGCCTGGACCCAGACCCCCACCCTGAACCTGTCCATGGGACCGGTGAACGCCTGGGAAACCGCCCCCTTTCCCCCCGGGCATCACGTGCTGCGCGCCACCATCAGCTGCGTGGGCTGTTGGCGGTGCACCCAGCCTTCCGTGCTGTGCCGCGACAGGTTCGACCCCGCTCGGGTGGCATCGCTGGTGCTTGCGCTGCTGCGCGAACAGGATGCCGACCCCACCCTGTCGGCCAGTGGCGCGAAAGCCGCCACCGCAGCCTCGCGCCTTGCGCGGCTGCGCCTGCCGGGGCTGGAACTGCTGCGTACCGGGCGCGACGCGCTGGGCCTGTTCGACCTCGTTCCCATGGGCCACAACGGCAACGGAGAACAGGCGGTGCCCCGCCGCCTGTTCGGCCAGTTCTGGAAGGCATTCTGGTCCTGGCGGCTCGGCCTGCACGGCGAGGCCGCCGCCCGCCGGGCCTGGGCCGACCTTGCCGCCGCCTCGCCCCATCTGGTCGAGGCCCTGCGCCGTGCCCTGTCGGGCCTTGGGCGCGACCTGGCCCATGCCCTGCGCGGCATGGGGGCCGGACAGGCCATGCTGCCGCCCGACTTCTGGCACCGCCACCCGCCCATGCTGCGCCCCCTCACCGGCTACCTGCACATGTCCGTGCAGAACGCAGACGCCACCGCCGCAGCCTGGGCCGAGGCCCTGGCCCTGGTAGAGGCCCTGGCCGCCCTGACGGCCTGA